The sequence CTTTCGCTGCTTTAAATTCATCAACGGTTGCAATCATTGGGAACATAATTCCTAAATGGCCATAAACACTTGCACGTAATAATGCTCTTAATTGTGTTCGGAATACGTCTTCTTTATCTAAACATAAACGAATTGCTCGATATCCTAAAAATGGATTCATTTCATGTGGGAATTCAAAGTATGATAATGTTTTATCTCCCCCAATGTCTAATGTTCGAATAATAACAGCTTTCCCTTGCATATTTTCTAACACTTCTTTATAAGCTACAAATTGTTCTTCTTCGGTTGGGAAGTGATCATTATCCATGTATAGGAATTCACTACGGAATAACCCAATTCCTTCACCCCCATTGTCTAATACCCCGTGAACGTCTTTTGGTGATCCAATATTTCCTTCTAAAACAAATTTTGTGTAACCATCTTTTGAAACAGTTGCTTTATCTTTAAAAGTTAATAGTTCCCCTTGTTGTTCAGCAAATTTAGCACGAGCAGCTGTTCATTCAGCAATTTCATTATCACTTGGGTTTAAAATAACAACTCCCGTTTCACCATTAATCATAATATTTTCATGGTGTTTAGTTTGACTTGTAATTGTTTTTAATCCTAAAACTGCAGGGATTTCTAAGCTACGCGCCATAATTGCGGCATGGCTTGTTCTTCCTCCCATATCACAGGCAAATCCTTTGGCAAATTTTGGATCTAATTGTGCTGTTTGTGATGGTGTTAAATCATCAGCAACAATAATAACTTCTTCATTAATTGTTGCTAAGTCTAATACTGGAACATTTAATAAATATTTAATTAAACGGTCAGTAACATCTTTGATATCAGCGGCACGTTCTTTAAAATATGGATCATCCATTCCACTAAACATCGCAATAAATTTTTGGGCAACTGTGTGAATAGCAAAAGCGGCATTATTTTGATCATTATTAATCATTGCTTTTGCATCATCAATCATTGCTGGGTCATTTAAAATTTGGCCATGAGCTTCAAAAATAGCTGCTTTTTCTGCTCCTAATTTTTCTAAAGTAATTTCTTGTAATCTAGTAATATCAGCACTAGCTTTTGTCATTGCTGCTTCTAATTTTGCAATTTCAGCAGTTGTATCATTAACATTTTCTTCAGGAATAAGATATTTTGGTTCTTCTAATTTAAAAACTTTGGCGATCGCAATCCCTTGACTAGCACCAATTCCTTGCATTTTATTTGACATATTTTTTCTCCTCTTTTATTTAAAAATTTTCACTTCATTTTTATTATAAACGAAAAAACAAAAGTTGAATAATTTTATTTTATTTCTTACACCCTTTTCAATTGAATCAAAATACCTTACAATATAATAAAATAACAATTAATTTACCACCCGTCTTAATAACTAACAATAAAAAATTGAAAATTGCACAAGGAGGAGTCCTGAATGGAAACAGAAATTTACCAAAAAGTTATTACCTGTTTAGAAAATATTCGTATGCATTTAAAAATTAGTCAGCTTGAATTTGCGGCTTTTTTATCCTTAACGCGCGAAGGTTATCGCCTTGCGATTGCCAAAGATACTAATCGTCATAAACCATACATTAAACTTGATCTTATTCATATTTTTAGTGCGATTCTTTTTAATCTTGAAAATTATCAATTATGACGAGAAAATTTAACAATTATTCAGCAAGAAATTAATAGTTGTTTTGCCAATTATTATCTGCAGTTATTAGCGCTTTCCCCCGTTGCTAAGAATTCTTAGCAAACTTAAGCCCCCGAAAATGTTATAAAAAAGATAGAAAGGAGAATTAATCATTATGGAAGAAACAAGATTATTCTTACAACATTTTGGTCTAGAATTTTTCGGGACAATGTTGTTAATTATTTTAGGAAATGGTGTTGTTGCTAATACAATTCTGAAAAAAACAAAGGGAAATGGTCAAGGTTTTTTTGCAATTACTGCTGGATGAGGTTTTGCCGTTTTAGTCGGGGCAATGGTCGCTAGTGCCCTAAAAGGGGTTGCCCATCTAAACCCTGCTGTAACCTTTGCAATGGTTGTTCAACAAACTTGGTTTAATGCAAACGGATGGTACCTATTACCTGCCCTCTTGCTTGGCCAATTAGTTGGAGCAATTGTTGGTCAAATTATTGTAGACATTTTTTATTGAAAACACATTAAAGATACTGTTACTGACCAACCAGACTTTGTCTTAGCAATCCATTCAACTGGGCCAACTCATAAAAACAATTTTTTCAATTTCTTTGCTGAATTTATTGGGACATTTGTCTTAGTTAGCGCCATTTTAGCAATTGGAAAATATAATACTTTTAGTCTAGGAGCTTGAGGTCCATTATTTGTTGGACTGACAGTCTTTGGAATTGGATTATCATTAGGAGGAACAACTGGTTATGCAATTAACCCAATTCGGGATTTAGCACCTCGGTTAGTACACTTTGTTTTACCACTGAAAAATAAAGGTAGTTCAAACTGAAGTTACAGTTGAGTCCCAGTACTTGCCCCTAGTGCTGCTGGCTTAGTTGGGGGAGCAATCTTTTTACTATTTTAACCAATAAAGCGAGGAGAAGAAATGATGACTAACGAAGAAATTTATGACGTTTGTATTATTGGTGGCGGAGTAATTGGGGCGGCAATTAGCCGTGAATTAAGTCGCTATCATTTAAAAGTAGTTGTTCTTGAAAAAAATAAAAAAGTTGCAATGGAAACTTCGGAAGGAAATTCGGGGGTGATCCATGGAGGATTTGATCCAACACCAGGTAAATTAACAGCAAAGTTAAACCTTGAAGGAAATCATCTCTATCAAGTAATTTTTAAAGAACTAAGTTTTCCCCACCAACAAGTAAATTCATTAGTAATTGCTTTTAATAAAGCCGAACAAGAACAATTAGAATTACTATACCAACGGGGTTTAACAAATCAAGTTAAGCCAGAGCATTTAAAACTACTTGATCAAAAAGAAGTTCATCAACTTGAACCAAATCTTAATCCAGCAGTAATTGGGGGCTTATTATGTACCTCCTCTTATGTTGTTGATCCAGTTGTTTTAACGAAAAGTTTCTTTTCCAATAGTATTAAAAATGGTGTTAATCTTTGTTTAGACCAGTTGGTATCTAGCATTACTTATCAAGATAATTATTTTACAATTACTGCTAAAACAGAAAATGAGATTAAAACATATCATGCCAAATACATTATTAATGCCGCCGGACATTATTGCGATGAAATTGCCGCAATGGCTGGCTATCCTGATTTTCAATTAACAACCTTACGCGGTGAATATTGTGTCTTAGAAAAAAGTGAAGGACACTTAGTAAACAATATTGTTTTTATGGTCCCCACAATTCATGGCAAAGGAGTTATTGTTGCGCCAATGTTAGATGGCCATCTATTAGTTGGCCCAACGGCCCAAGAAGATGTCCCTAAAAATGAAACGCGGTTAGTAACCCCGGCAATGGAACCCCAAATTGGAGCAATTGGCCAGCATATTATTCCAGCAATTAAAATGGAAAAAAATTGCTATCGTTTTGCTGGGTCACGCCCAATTGAACCAGTAACAAAAGATTTTTACTTAGCTAGGGCTCATGCTAATCCAAAATTTATTAATGTTGCTGGAACAAAATCACCGGGACTAAGTTCAGCACCAGCCATTGCAAAATACATTACAACTTTATTAAAAGAAACAGGATTAGATTTAACAGTTAACCCGGCCTTTGACCCAATCCAAAAAGAAATTATTCCAACAATTTAAGAAAGGAGGAATATTAATGGCAAAATATATTATTAGTTTAGATGAAGGAACAACTAGTTGTCGAACATTAATTATTAATCATCAAGGAGAAATTGTTGCTAGTGATGCCTTAGAATTCAGCCAAATTTTCCCGAAAGCGGGGTGAGTTGAACATGATGCTATTGAGATTTGAAACTCCCAGCGAACAACCTTAGTCCAGTCTGTTAATAAAGCTAAAATTAGCGTTGAAGAAATTGTCGGGATTGGAATTACAAATCAACGGGAAACAGTTGTCATGTGAGATCGCCAATCAGGATTACCAATTTATAATGCCATTGTTTGACAAGATCGCCGAACAGCTGACTACTGTGATGAATTAATTAAAGCCGGAAAAAAAGAAATGATTCGGGAAAAAACTGGTTTAATTATAAACCCCTACTTTTCAGCTTCAAAAATCAAATGAATTTTGGATAATGTTGAAGGAGCACGAACTTTAGCGGCAAATAATAATCTAATGTTTGGAACAATTGATACTTGATTAATTTATCGTTTAACTGGGGGGGAAGTCCATATTACGGATTCAACAAATGCTAGTCGTACAATGTTGTTTAATATTCATACCCAAACTTGAGATGAAGAATTATTAGCCCTGTTTGATATTCCAAAAAATATTTTACCGATGGTTAAATCTTCTTCAGAAGTATATGGGTCAACATTCCCAGGACTATTGAGCAAAAAAACTGAAATTCGCATTCCAATTGCTAGTGCAATTGGGGACCAACAAGCTGCGCTATTCGGACAATTATGTTTAGAGCCTGGAGAAGTTAAAAACACTTATGGAACAGGATGTTTTATTTTAATGAATACAGGAGAAACTCCGGTTAAATCAAGTAATGGTCTATTAACAACAATCGCTTTAGACTACAATAATAAAATTACTTACGCCTTAGAAGGATCAGTTTTTGTGGCCGGAGCGGCAATTCAATGATTACGAGATGCTCTAAAAATTATTTATCATGCCAGTGAAACTGATTGATATACTAGTTTAGTAAATGATGACCAACAAGTTTATGTTGTTCCTTCCTTTACTGGTTTAGGTTCACCATATTGGGATTCATATTCACGCGGAGCAATCTTTGGTCTAGAACGTGGAACAAGACGAGAACATCTTGTTAAAGCGACACTAGAATCATTAGCTTATCAATCATATGATGTTATTATGGCAATGGCAGAAGATTTGCAACAAGCGATTAAAACAATTAAAGTTGATGGCGGAGCAAGTCGCAATAATTATTTAATGCAGTTCCAAACTGATATTAGTCAAGTGGAAGTTGTCCGACCAAAAAACATTGAAACAACGGCAATGGGAGCAGCTTTCTTAGCAGGGTTAGCTTTAAATTTCTGAGCATCAATTGATGACATCAAAGATATTTTAATTGTTGACAAAAAATATCAACCAAAATTAGATCAGATAATTGTTAAAAAATTATTAAAAGGTTGAAAAGTTTCGGTAGCACGAACATTTAATTGATTAAAAGATATCGCATAAAAAATAGCCTACCTAGTATGGCTATTTTTTTTATTGTTATATTAAAAATAATTACGACTGTGTTTGTTTCATTGGGGGTAAGATAGTTATCTTTGTTTTTAAATTGTTAGAAAATTGAATTGTATTATTTATATTAAACGAAAGAGTACAACTAACTTCTGAATCAATTATTGCTGAGTATCTTAAATCTCTAATTATTGTAAAATGATAAATCCGTTTATCATATTTATCTTGAACTGGTAGTTCTTCTTTAACCTTTAAATAATCAATATAATGATTATCATTATCATTAAAAAAAGCATTAAATTTTGTTATATTCGTATTGTCATTGACTAAGGCCCCAAAAATTAATGTTGCATAAATATAGTCTTCATCCAATTGAAAATTATATTTATTAAGCACAACTTTATTATTTTCTGAAACATATGGATTTCGATCCGGACCACAAGAAACTGCTAATGACGAGGTAGATGTTATCATGGAAACTGCAGTAAACATTACTAGTAATTTTTTCATTTTATGTCTCCTGACTAACCCTACTCATTTTAATAGTTTTTCAAGAGTATTATATTTTATATTTTTTTAAAAAACAATATTTTTTTAAGTAAAAAGAACTATACTAGTGCGTTATATTCTACAATAAAATGACAGCCGACTAAAACTCTTGTTTTTTTCAACTTTGTAATGATCCAGTTATATTCTACAATAAAATGACAGCCGACTAAAACCAATGTGAATGCTAATCGCTTTAATGGTTTGTTATATTCTACAACAAAATGACAGCCGACTAAAACCAGTGAGTAGCGATAGGGCAGGTAACCCCTGTTATATTCTACAATAAA is a genomic window of Spiroplasma syrphidicola EA-1 containing:
- the ptsP gene encoding phosphoenolpyruvate--protein phosphotransferase, which codes for MSNKMQGIGASQGIAIAKVFKLEEPKYLIPEENVNDTTAEIAKLEAAMTKASADITRLQEITLEKLGAEKAAIFEAHGQILNDPAMIDDAKAMINNDQNNAAFAIHTVAQKFIAMFSGMDDPYFKERAADIKDVTDRLIKYLLNVPVLDLATINEEVIIVADDLTPSQTAQLDPKFAKGFACDMGGRTSHAAIMARSLEIPAVLGLKTITSQTKHHENIMINGETGVVILNPSDNEIAEWTAARAKFAEQQGELLTFKDKATVSKDGYTKFVLEGNIGSPKDVHGVLDNGGEGIGLFRSEFLYMDNDHFPTEEEQFVAYKEVLENMQGKAVIIRTLDIGGDKTLSYFEFPHEMNPFLGYRAIRLCLDKEDVFRTQLRALLRASVYGHLGIMFPMIATVDEFKAAKAIVLEEKAKLVQEGHKVADDVEIGMMMEIPAAAVIADQFAKYADFFSIGTNDLIQYTMAADRMSQFVSYLYQPYNPSILRLIKSIIDGAHQAGKWVGMCGEMAGEAAAIPLLMGMKLDYFSMSATSILNARRIISKLEVSAMEKLVEQAIMCETNDEVLALVEAATKEALQ
- a CDS encoding MIP/aquaporin family protein, which gives rise to MEETRLFLQHFGLEFFGTMLLIILGNGVVANTILKKTKGNGQGFFAITAGWGFAVLVGAMVASALKGVAHLNPAVTFAMVVQQTWFNANGWYLLPALLLGQLVGAIVGQIIVDIFYWKHIKDTVTDQPDFVLAIHSTGPTHKNNFFNFFAEFIGTFVLVSAILAIGKYNTFSLGAWGPLFVGLTVFGIGLSLGGTTGYAINPIRDLAPRLVHFVLPLKNKGSSNWSYSWVPVLAPSAAGLVGGAIFLLF
- the glpO gene encoding type 2 glycerol-3-phosphate oxidase, with protein sequence MTNEEIYDVCIIGGGVIGAAISRELSRYHLKVVVLEKNKKVAMETSEGNSGVIHGGFDPTPGKLTAKLNLEGNHLYQVIFKELSFPHQQVNSLVIAFNKAEQEQLELLYQRGLTNQVKPEHLKLLDQKEVHQLEPNLNPAVIGGLLCTSSYVVDPVVLTKSFFSNSIKNGVNLCLDQLVSSITYQDNYFTITAKTENEIKTYHAKYIINAAGHYCDEIAAMAGYPDFQLTTLRGEYCVLEKSEGHLVNNIVFMVPTIHGKGVIVAPMLDGHLLVGPTAQEDVPKNETRLVTPAMEPQIGAIGQHIIPAIKMEKNCYRFAGSRPIEPVTKDFYLARAHANPKFINVAGTKSPGLSSAPAIAKYITTLLKETGLDLTVNPAFDPIQKEIIPTI
- the glpK gene encoding glycerol kinase GlpK, whose amino-acid sequence is MAKYIISLDEGTTSCRTLIINHQGEIVASDALEFSQIFPKAGWVEHDAIEIWNSQRTTLVQSVNKAKISVEEIVGIGITNQRETVVMWDRQSGLPIYNAIVWQDRRTADYCDELIKAGKKEMIREKTGLIINPYFSASKIKWILDNVEGARTLAANNNLMFGTIDTWLIYRLTGGEVHITDSTNASRTMLFNIHTQTWDEELLALFDIPKNILPMVKSSSEVYGSTFPGLLSKKTEIRIPIASAIGDQQAALFGQLCLEPGEVKNTYGTGCFILMNTGETPVKSSNGLLTTIALDYNNKITYALEGSVFVAGAAIQWLRDALKIIYHASETDWYTSLVNDDQQVYVVPSFTGLGSPYWDSYSRGAIFGLERGTRREHLVKATLESLAYQSYDVIMAMAEDLQQAIKTIKVDGGASRNNYLMQFQTDISQVEVVRPKNIETTAMGAAFLAGLALNFWASIDDIKDILIVDKKYQPKLDQIIVKKLLKGWKVSVARTFNWLKDIA
- a CDS encoding lipoprotein, encoding MKKLLVMFTAVSMITSTSSLAVSCGPDRNPYVSENNKVVLNKYNFQLDEDYIYATLIFGALVNDNTNITKFNAFFNDNDNHYIDYLKVKEELPVQDKYDKRIYHFTIIRDLRYSAIIDSEVSCTLSFNINNTIQFSNNLKTKITILPPMKQTQS